The following coding sequences lie in one Moritella viscosa genomic window:
- the fcl gene encoding GDP-L-fucose synthase has translation MTKRIYVAGHRGMVGSAIVRQLQAQGDVELVLRTRSELDLTNQAAVNTFFAAESIDQVYLAAAKVGGIVGNNTYPADFIYENLMIQSNIINAAHIANVQDLLFLGSSCIYPRLAPQPMAESALLTGTLEPTNEPYAVAKIAGIKLCESYNRQHGRNYRSVMPTNLYGPNDNFHPENSHVIPALLRRFHEAALNNDSEVIAWGSGKPMREFLYVDDMASASIYVMNLAQGLYAENTEEMLSHINVGTGVDCTIRELVETVAKVTGFNGDIVFDSSKPDGAPRKLMNVDRLANLGWRYQVDLESGLQSAYQWFLDNQDWFRK, from the coding sequence ATGACTAAACGTATCTATGTAGCGGGTCATCGCGGTATGGTTGGTTCGGCAATCGTGCGTCAACTGCAAGCGCAAGGTGATGTTGAACTTGTATTAAGAACACGCAGCGAGCTTGATTTAACCAATCAAGCGGCTGTGAATACATTTTTTGCAGCTGAATCAATTGACCAAGTGTACTTAGCTGCTGCGAAAGTGGGTGGCATTGTGGGTAACAATACTTACCCCGCTGATTTCATTTATGAAAATTTGATGATTCAAAGCAACATCATTAATGCCGCGCATATCGCCAACGTACAGGATTTATTGTTTTTAGGCTCATCGTGTATCTATCCACGACTTGCACCGCAACCAATGGCTGAATCAGCCTTGTTAACCGGTACGCTTGAGCCAACTAACGAACCTTATGCGGTTGCCAAAATTGCCGGTATTAAATTGTGTGAGTCTTACAACCGTCAACACGGTCGTAATTACCGCAGTGTCATGCCGACTAATTTGTATGGTCCGAATGATAACTTCCATCCGGAAAACTCACATGTTATTCCTGCCTTGTTACGTCGTTTCCACGAAGCCGCGTTAAACAATGACAGTGAAGTGATTGCATGGGGCAGTGGTAAACCGATGCGTGAATTCTTGTATGTAGATGACATGGCATCAGCGTCTATCTATGTGATGAACCTAGCGCAAGGGTTGTATGCAGAAAACACCGAGGAGATGTTAAGTCATATTAACGTCGGCACGGGTGTTGATTGCACGATTCGTGAACTTGTTGAAACTGTTGCTAAGGTAACAGGCTTTAACGGCGACATCGTCTTTGATAGCAGTAAACCCGATGGTGCACCCCGTAAATTGATGAACGTAGACCGTTTAGCTAATTTGGGTTGGCGTTATCAGGTCGATTTAGAATCTGGCTTGCAAAGTGCTTATCAGTGGTTCCTTGATAATCAAGATTGGTTTAGGAAATAG
- the gmd gene encoding GDP-mannose 4,6-dehydratase — protein sequence MTNKKIALITGVTGQDGSYLAELLLEKGYEVHGIKRRASSLNTERVDHIYQDNHEKNQKFFLHYGDLTDSSNLTRIIKDVQPDEVYNLGAQSHVAVSFECPEYTADVDAMGTLRLLEAIRFLGLEKKTKFYQASTSELYGEVQEIPQRETTPFHPRSPYAVAKMYAYWIVVNYRESYGMYACNGILFNHESPRRGETFVTRKITRAITNISQGLEQCLFLGNMDALRDWGHAKDYVRMQWMMLQQDVADDFVIATGKQISVREFVRMSAQNVGIELEFTGEGVDEIATVVGITGDNAKGVSVGDVIVKVDTRYFRPAEVETLLGDPSKAKEILGWVPQITVEEMCAEMVENDLAKAKQHALLKAHGYSVSVTKES from the coding sequence ATGACAAATAAAAAAATAGCACTAATCACAGGTGTAACAGGTCAAGATGGCTCATACCTAGCAGAACTATTATTAGAAAAAGGCTATGAAGTTCACGGTATTAAACGTCGTGCATCATCGTTAAATACCGAGCGTGTTGACCATATTTATCAAGACAATCATGAAAAAAATCAAAAGTTTTTCTTACATTATGGTGATTTAACCGATTCATCAAACCTGACGCGTATTATTAAAGACGTGCAGCCTGATGAAGTATACAACTTAGGCGCTCAGTCTCACGTTGCTGTTTCTTTTGAATGCCCTGAATATACCGCTGATGTAGATGCAATGGGAACATTACGTCTACTTGAAGCCATTCGTTTCTTAGGCTTAGAAAAGAAAACTAAATTCTACCAAGCATCAACGTCTGAGCTTTACGGTGAAGTACAAGAAATTCCACAGCGTGAAACCACACCATTCCACCCACGTTCACCGTATGCGGTAGCAAAAATGTATGCTTACTGGATAGTGGTTAACTACCGTGAGTCTTATGGCATGTATGCGTGTAACGGTATTCTCTTTAACCATGAATCACCGCGCCGTGGTGAAACGTTTGTAACGCGTAAAATCACCCGTGCTATTACCAATATTTCACAAGGTTTAGAGCAATGTTTATTCCTTGGTAACATGGACGCATTACGTGACTGGGGTCATGCTAAAGACTACGTACGTATGCAGTGGATGATGTTACAACAAGATGTTGCGGATGATTTCGTTATCGCAACGGGTAAGCAAATCTCGGTACGTGAATTTGTTCGCATGTCCGCGCAGAATGTGGGTATCGAACTTGAATTCACCGGCGAAGGAGTCGATGAAATCGCTACTGTTGTGGGCATTACGGGTGATAACGCCAAAGGCGTCTCTGTTGGTGATGTGATTGTTAAAGTTGATACACGTTACTTCCGCCCAGCTGAAGTAGAAACATTGCTTGGTGACCCATCAAAAGCCAAAGAAATATTAGGCTGGGTACCACAAATCACCGTTGAAGAAATGTGTGCTGAAATGGTTGAAAACGACTTGGCTAAAGCAAAACAGCACGCATTGCTTAAAGCACACGGTTATTCTGTTTCTGTAACAAAAGAAAGCTAA
- a CDS encoding putative glycosyl transferase: MQLKSIIENISDEYGGPANSLPNFLEAIRSELGVESVIYSTINSIKDKNEFIDRFSIPWVRCKLNGMDKLKYSKEMKSRLLSTLTDGDVLFSNNLWNYPAFLAAKLSQEKKVPHIVSIRGTLYPWSLAQGKLRKKLAWLLFQKKSLQQANLIHVTCADEYKAVRELNITSPIAIVPHGINYDDYQDLPNKINAIEHLRLNNNKKYVLFMSRLHKKKGLDILLEIWPEVAKDFPNWCLLIVGPDYSNYNENIAELAVENGTEDNIKVFGMLSGYDKKCVLASSEFFILPSYTENFGVVIGEALAAGLPSITTTGTPWSEINTHNCGKYITLSRENVLQSLQEMMTLDKHSLDVMSNNSKLLIKNNYSWSAQAIKFGKALDFVLTGEPAPDVVYLQDENPPTNIV, translated from the coding sequence ATGCAATTAAAATCAATTATTGAAAATATTTCTGATGAATATGGAGGACCAGCCAATTCATTGCCAAATTTTTTGGAAGCTATTCGTTCAGAGTTAGGTGTTGAGTCAGTTATATATTCAACTATAAATTCAATCAAAGATAAGAATGAGTTTATTGACCGATTTTCTATTCCTTGGGTCCGCTGTAAATTAAATGGCATGGACAAGCTTAAATATTCAAAAGAGATGAAAAGTAGACTGCTTAGCACACTAACAGATGGGGATGTTTTATTTTCTAATAACCTTTGGAATTACCCTGCGTTTTTAGCTGCGAAACTTTCACAAGAAAAAAAAGTACCCCACATCGTTTCAATACGAGGAACTCTTTATCCCTGGTCTTTAGCACAAGGGAAGCTAAGAAAGAAATTAGCATGGCTATTATTTCAAAAAAAATCATTACAACAAGCCAATTTAATTCATGTTACTTGTGCTGATGAATATAAAGCGGTAAGAGAACTTAATATTACATCGCCTATTGCAATCGTACCTCACGGTATTAATTATGATGATTATCAGGATTTACCAAATAAAATCAATGCAATTGAACATTTAAGGTTAAATAATAATAAGAAGTATGTTCTTTTTATGTCTCGCCTACATAAGAAAAAAGGGTTAGATATATTATTAGAAATTTGGCCTGAAGTAGCTAAAGACTTTCCTAATTGGTGTTTACTTATCGTGGGGCCCGATTATTCGAATTATAATGAGAATATTGCTGAACTAGCGGTTGAAAATGGTACTGAAGATAACATTAAAGTGTTTGGTATGCTTAGCGGATATGATAAAAAGTGTGTGTTAGCCTCTTCTGAATTCTTTATTCTCCCTAGTTATACTGAAAATTTTGGGGTGGTCATTGGAGAAGCGTTAGCGGCTGGATTACCCTCTATCACGACTACAGGAACACCTTGGTCTGAAATTAATACTCACAATTGTGGAAAGTACATTACATTATCAAGAGAAAATGTACTTCAATCTTTACAAGAAATGATGACTCTTGATAAACACTCGTTAGATGTAATGTCAAATAACTCCAAGCTATTAATAAAAAATAATTATTCCTGGTCTGCACAAGCAATTAAGTTTGGTAAAGCCTTGGATTTTGTTTTAACAGGAGAACCAGCTCCAGATGTAGTTTATCTGCAGGATGAAAATCCACCTACAAATATTGTGTGA